A single Pseudomonas sp. DC1.2 DNA region contains:
- a CDS encoding GNAT family N-acetyltransferase encodes MLTVKDHNDRAAAAYLAVNGQYWIETLKDGRHILIRPLEEKDRDREYAFIKRLSAESRHMRFLAQVNEPGTALLNQLMDTDNKQRTAYIALVHENGQLIEIGISRYAATGEHECECAVTVADDWNHLGLGTALMEHLIKAARQNGFRQMYSVDASSNGPMRELAKALGFETHNDPDDSRQVIHRFFL; translated from the coding sequence ATGCTCACCGTCAAAGACCACAACGATCGTGCAGCCGCAGCTTACTTGGCAGTTAACGGCCAATACTGGATCGAAACACTCAAGGATGGCCGCCACATCTTGATTCGGCCCCTGGAGGAAAAAGATCGCGACCGCGAGTACGCCTTTATCAAGCGCCTGTCTGCGGAGTCCCGGCACATGCGTTTTCTCGCGCAGGTCAACGAACCCGGCACGGCGTTACTCAACCAGTTGATGGACACCGATAACAAGCAGCGCACGGCCTACATTGCGCTGGTCCATGAAAACGGCCAACTGATCGAGATCGGTATCAGCCGCTACGCCGCCACAGGCGAACATGAGTGTGAGTGCGCCGTAACCGTCGCCGATGACTGGAACCACTTGGGCCTTGGCACTGCATTAATGGAGCATTTGATCAAAGCCGCTCGCCAGAACGGTTTTCGCCAGATGTACTCCGTAGACGCCTCCAGCAATGGCCCCATGCGAGAACTGGCCAAAGCCTTGGGTTTCGAGACGCACAATGACCCCGACGACAGCCGTCAGGTGATTCACCGGTTTTTCTTGTAA
- a CDS encoding coniferyl aldehyde dehydrogenase: protein MSYQPTTDDLQVILRTMKRAHLAAGPADAALRKDRLLRAARLIRENHTAISVAISADFGNRSVYQSMIADMATTVNMLEDSAEHVSQWMKPEVVENPATGMQAWIEQQPLGVVGIISPWNFPINLAFGPLAGVFAAGNTAMIKPSELTPKTSELLAELIAGYFDPIELTVVLGDASVGAAFSGLPFDHLVFTGSTSVGRHVMRAAAENLVPVTLELGGKSPVVVAEDFDMCTAVERTLTIKTFNAGQICLSPDYMMVPHGALEQLVRRSKEFIAASFASLISNDEYTSIISERHFERLVGLLSDAEQKGATLINLAPGSEPAFDSASRKIAPHLLLDVTDDMAIMQEEIFGPLLPVKTYRNAEEPIAYINANPRPLAAYYFGNNPDLQAQFTHQTTSGGLVINDVMTHASIDSLPFGGVGASGMGAYHGIHGFRRFTHAKPVVVQSQDGASNLRLRAPYADKAQTLEAFFNS, encoded by the coding sequence ATGAGTTACCAGCCCACCACCGACGATCTGCAGGTCATCCTGCGCACTATGAAGCGTGCACATCTGGCTGCTGGCCCTGCCGATGCAGCGCTTCGGAAAGATAGGCTGCTCCGCGCCGCACGTTTGATTCGCGAAAACCATACGGCCATCAGCGTCGCCATCAGTGCCGACTTCGGCAACCGCAGTGTGTACCAGTCGATGATTGCGGATATGGCCACCACGGTGAATATGCTGGAGGACTCTGCCGAGCATGTATCGCAGTGGATGAAGCCTGAAGTGGTTGAAAACCCGGCCACCGGCATGCAGGCTTGGATTGAGCAGCAGCCGCTTGGCGTAGTTGGGATTATCAGCCCTTGGAATTTCCCAATTAATTTGGCATTCGGCCCTCTAGCTGGTGTGTTTGCAGCCGGCAACACCGCCATGATCAAACCGTCAGAGCTGACCCCAAAAACGTCTGAGTTGCTGGCTGAGCTCATCGCCGGTTATTTCGATCCCATCGAGCTAACTGTCGTTTTGGGTGATGCGAGTGTAGGCGCTGCATTCAGCGGTCTGCCATTCGATCACCTGGTGTTCACTGGTAGCACAAGTGTCGGTCGCCACGTAATGCGTGCAGCTGCGGAGAACTTGGTTCCAGTGACACTGGAACTGGGCGGAAAATCCCCTGTGGTAGTGGCAGAGGACTTTGACATGTGCACGGCGGTCGAGCGCACACTGACTATCAAAACCTTTAATGCAGGGCAGATCTGCCTATCTCCCGATTACATGATGGTTCCGCATGGTGCTCTGGAACAACTGGTCAGACGCAGCAAAGAATTCATCGCCGCAAGCTTTGCCAGCCTCATTTCCAATGATGAATACACGTCGATCATCAGTGAGCGTCATTTTGAGCGGCTGGTGGGCCTGTTGTCAGATGCAGAGCAGAAGGGCGCGACCCTTATCAATCTTGCACCGGGCAGTGAGCCAGCGTTCGATTCGGCATCCCGCAAGATAGCCCCACACCTTTTACTCGATGTGACCGACGACATGGCCATCATGCAAGAAGAGATCTTCGGGCCGCTGCTTCCAGTAAAAACCTATCGCAACGCGGAAGAACCTATCGCATACATCAATGCTAATCCACGTCCTCTAGCTGCTTACTACTTCGGCAACAACCCCGATCTTCAGGCTCAGTTCACACACCAAACGACGTCTGGCGGCTTAGTCATCAACGATGTTATGACGCACGCCTCGATAGACAGTCTGCCGTTCGGTGGGGTCGGAGCCTCGGGAATGGGTGCTTATCACGGCATCCATGGATTTCGTCGCTTTACGCATGCTAAACCGGTGGTTGTGCAAAGCCAGGATGGCGCGTCAAATCTTCGCCTGCGAGCTCCTTATGCGGACAAGGCACAAACACTTGAAGCGTTTTTCAACAGCTAA
- a CDS encoding universal stress protein translates to MSKTQRLLLIAPPAMTRTPAFDRAGALALSMQLPLHIVAFDYLQALAVAGLFAPEQVSLAREGYLQIHRQWLAEQAGMMSKRGVEVTSEVVWVQHPYEEILHFVNEMSLALIIKDAQEESALKRVFFTPLDWQLLRDCPVPVHLVTNPLNPRPHSVLAIVDVLRSEEQDMVFNDQIIDAAVKLAEQCDARLELLHVYDWTAVYAQDMGIGALPLATGIYEALGVAQRETFVALAERHGVPLDRRHFIEGVPLSGICDFAMEHRTDVIVMGTVQHKGLNKLLGTTAEQLLQRAPCSVLAIKPGQTLHS, encoded by the coding sequence ATGTCGAAAACTCAACGTTTACTGTTGATCGCCCCTCCAGCCATGACCCGCACACCGGCGTTCGACCGGGCTGGCGCGTTGGCGCTGTCGATGCAACTGCCGTTACACATTGTGGCGTTTGATTATTTACAGGCGTTGGCGGTGGCCGGTCTGTTCGCCCCTGAACAAGTCAGCCTGGCCCGGGAGGGCTACCTGCAAATTCATCGGCAATGGCTCGCGGAACAAGCCGGGATGATGAGCAAACGCGGGGTCGAGGTCACCAGCGAAGTGGTGTGGGTACAGCATCCTTATGAGGAGATCCTGCACTTCGTCAACGAGATGTCGCTGGCGCTGATTATCAAGGATGCTCAGGAAGAGTCAGCGTTGAAGCGGGTTTTTTTCACGCCGTTAGACTGGCAACTGCTGCGTGATTGTCCGGTGCCGGTGCATCTGGTGACGAATCCCCTTAACCCAAGGCCGCACAGTGTGCTGGCGATTGTCGATGTCCTGCGTAGTGAAGAGCAAGACATGGTGTTCAATGATCAGATTATCGATGCTGCGGTGAAGCTGGCTGAGCAATGTGATGCACGGCTTGAACTGTTGCATGTGTATGACTGGACAGCCGTGTATGCCCAAGACATGGGGATTGGCGCATTACCGCTGGCCACCGGGATTTATGAAGCGCTGGGTGTGGCGCAACGCGAGACGTTTGTCGCGCTGGCCGAGCGGCATGGCGTACCGCTGGATCGTCGCCACTTTATCGAGGGTGTGCCGTTGTCGGGTATCTGTGATTTTGCGATGGAGCACCGCACCGACGTCATTGTCATGGGGACGGTGCAGCACAAGGGGTTGAACAAACTCCTGGGCACCACGGCCGAACAACTCTTGCAGCGGGCGCCTTGCAGTGTACTGGCGATCAAGCCGGGCCAGACACTGCACTCCTGA
- a CDS encoding type 1 glutamine amidotransferase domain-containing protein gives MKVLMVLTSHDQLGDTGLKTGFWLEEFAAPYYVFKDAGAEVVLSSPAGGQPPLDPKSELPDFQTEMTHRFNADTAAQKALASTVKLDTVSEKDFDTVFYPGGHGPLWDLAESKTSISLIESFERAGKPIGFVCHAPGALRHVKAADGAPLIKGRRVTGFTNGEEAAVELTDVVPFLIEDEFQSLGGRYEKGPDWVPFVIEDGKLITGQNPASSEGVAKALVALLK, from the coding sequence ATGAAAGTTTTAATGGTTCTGACGTCTCACGACCAGCTGGGTGACACCGGCTTGAAAACAGGATTTTGGCTTGAGGAGTTCGCTGCTCCTTATTACGTCTTCAAAGATGCCGGCGCAGAAGTAGTCCTGTCTTCACCTGCCGGTGGTCAGCCTCCGCTGGATCCCAAGAGTGAGCTTCCAGATTTTCAAACCGAAATGACTCACCGCTTCAACGCTGACACTGCAGCTCAGAAGGCCTTGGCCAGCACGGTTAAGCTCGATACGGTGAGCGAGAAAGATTTTGACACTGTGTTCTACCCTGGCGGTCATGGCCCACTATGGGATCTGGCCGAGTCGAAGACATCCATCAGTTTGATTGAGTCCTTTGAGCGTGCCGGCAAACCTATTGGCTTTGTTTGCCATGCACCAGGAGCACTTCGACATGTAAAGGCCGCTGACGGCGCGCCGCTGATTAAAGGGCGCAGAGTCACTGGTTTCACTAACGGTGAAGAAGCTGCTGTGGAACTGACCGATGTCGTGCCTTTTTTGATCGAAGATGAGTTTCAGAGTCTGGGTGGCCGATATGAGAAAGGGCCGGACTGGGTTCCGTTCGTCATCGAAGATGGCAAGTTGATCACTGGCCAGAATCCCGCGAGCTCTGAAGGTGTTGCCAAGGCACTTGTTGCCCTACTGAAGTAA
- a CDS encoding organic hydroperoxide resistance protein yields MITKTLYQTEATAVGGRDGHARASDGSLNVWLGMPKELGGNGFGNNPEQLFAAGYAACFLSAMKNVARNGKHPSIPETATVRAQVGIGPINERAFGLAVTLRISLPGIVQAAAEALVEDAHQACPYSNSVRGNIDVKLEVVAG; encoded by the coding sequence ATGATCACTAAAACTCTGTATCAGACTGAAGCAACTGCTGTCGGTGGTCGAGACGGCCACGCTCGTGCGAGTGATGGAAGCCTCAACGTCTGGCTCGGTATGCCGAAAGAGTTAGGCGGAAACGGTTTTGGCAACAACCCTGAACAGCTATTTGCTGCAGGCTACGCCGCGTGTTTTTTGAGCGCCATGAAAAACGTAGCTCGAAATGGCAAACACCCTAGTATTCCTGAGACCGCGACCGTTAGAGCACAGGTTGGCATCGGCCCTATCAATGAGCGAGCGTTCGGGCTGGCGGTAACTTTGCGCATTTCTCTTCCTGGGATCGTTCAAGCTGCCGCTGAAGCTCTGGTAGAGGACGCGCATCAGGCTTGTCCCTACTCCAACTCGGTGCGCGGCAATATCGACGTAAAACTCGAAGTTGTAGCCGGATAA
- a CDS encoding MerR family transcriptional regulator, with translation MLEPSHNDELPVIPGKRYFTIGEVSELCAVKPHVLRYWEQEFPQLNPVKRRGNRRYYQRQDVLMIRQIRALLYDQGFTIGGARLRLSGDEAKDDTTQYKQMIRQMIAELEDVLIVLKK, from the coding sequence ATGCTGGAACCAAGTCATAACGACGAGCTGCCCGTCATCCCAGGTAAACGCTACTTCACTATTGGTGAAGTTAGCGAGCTGTGTGCGGTAAAACCACACGTGCTGCGCTATTGGGAGCAGGAGTTTCCTCAACTCAACCCTGTCAAACGTCGCGGAAACCGCCGGTATTATCAGCGCCAGGACGTGTTGATGATCCGGCAAATTCGCGCTCTTCTTTACGATCAGGGATTCACCATCGGTGGCGCGCGTCTTCGTTTGTCCGGCGACGAAGCCAAAGACGACACCACTCAGTACAAGCAGATGATTCGGCAGATGATTGCTGAGTTGGAAGATGTGCTGATTGTTCTCAAGAAATAA
- a CDS encoding glutathione S-transferase has protein sequence MITLHHLNDSRSLRILWLLEEMSARYELIRYQRDPVTHLAPESLKNIHPLGKSPVIEVEGQVMVESGAIVEYLIRRFASDLAPAFSSPDYLQYLQWIHFAESSAMVPVLLKVFTQFEADAGTQLKFLDGYTQTEFDKVLSFLDSVLADKTFIVGEKLSGADFMLAFVAITVVEQLGAGAQYLHLQAYLQRLTALDSWKRALKLEHVGT, from the coding sequence ATGATCACACTTCATCATCTCAACGACTCTCGTTCCCTGCGTATTCTCTGGCTTTTGGAAGAGATGAGCGCGCGCTACGAACTGATTCGCTATCAGCGTGATCCTGTTACCCACCTCGCGCCGGAATCCTTAAAGAATATTCATCCGTTGGGTAAATCGCCGGTCATTGAGGTCGAGGGGCAGGTGATGGTTGAGTCTGGCGCCATTGTCGAGTACCTAATCCGTCGGTTCGCGTCCGACCTGGCACCTGCGTTCAGTTCGCCCGACTATCTTCAGTATCTGCAATGGATTCATTTTGCGGAAAGTTCTGCAATGGTGCCGGTTCTGCTGAAGGTATTCACACAGTTCGAGGCCGATGCAGGCACCCAACTGAAATTCCTGGACGGATACACGCAGACCGAGTTTGACAAGGTATTAAGCTTTCTGGATAGCGTGCTCGCAGATAAGACCTTCATCGTAGGCGAAAAATTGTCGGGGGCAGATTTCATGCTGGCGTTCGTCGCCATTACTGTGGTTGAACAGCTCGGGGCCGGTGCGCAATATCTCCATTTGCAGGCTTACTTGCAGCGTCTAACTGCCCTAGATAGCTGGAAGCGGGCGTTAAAACTAGAACATGTAGGCACCTAA
- the fnr gene encoding fumarate/nitrate reduction transcriptional regulator Fnr — MPETRPLQIHYLKAACSNCSVLELCLPIGLTGPEVERLDTLIVQRVKVKKGASLYRPGDPLRSLYAVRIGSFKTSVLSVDGREQVTGFQMPGEILGLDAISTDLHACNACALEDSEVCPLHFAHLEKLAQELPSLQHNLNKIMSREIVRDHDMLMMLGKMNSDERLGAFLLNLSQRLNMRGYSSRDFVLKMRRDEIGSYLGLRLETICRGIAHLRDQGLVQITGRNVNIQDMEGLKQLVVGCHRPLC; from the coding sequence ATGCCGGAAACCCGACCACTTCAAATTCACTACCTCAAGGCTGCGTGCTCCAACTGCAGCGTCTTGGAGTTGTGCCTGCCCATTGGTCTTACAGGCCCTGAGGTCGAACGTCTGGACACGCTGATCGTGCAACGCGTCAAGGTCAAAAAAGGCGCAAGCCTCTACCGCCCAGGCGACCCACTGCGTTCGCTGTACGCGGTGCGTATCGGCTCGTTCAAGACCAGCGTGCTTTCGGTCGATGGACGCGAACAGGTCACCGGGTTCCAGATGCCTGGCGAAATACTCGGTCTGGACGCCATCAGTACCGACCTGCATGCCTGCAATGCCTGTGCTCTGGAGGACAGCGAAGTCTGCCCCCTCCACTTCGCTCATCTGGAGAAACTCGCTCAAGAACTGCCCTCACTGCAACACAACCTGAACAAAATAATGAGCCGTGAAATCGTGCGAGATCACGACATGTTGATGATGCTTGGCAAGATGAATTCCGATGAGCGCCTGGGTGCCTTTCTGCTGAATCTGTCGCAACGTTTGAATATGCGGGGGTACTCATCCCGGGATTTCGTACTAAAAATGCGGCGGGATGAAATTGGCTCCTATCTGGGGCTGCGCCTGGAAACCATCTGCCGTGGCATTGCGCACTTGCGGGATCAGGGGTTAGTGCAAATCACTGGCCGAAACGTCAACATCCAGGACATGGAAGGCCTCAAGCAACTGGTCGTGGGCTGCCATCGCCCTCTCTGCTAA
- a CDS encoding IS3 family transposase (programmed frameshift), with protein sequence MTNSNDKSGELLGQELRRRWSPEQKLAMVRESLEPGQSVSVVARRNGINANQLFLWRKLYQDGSLSAVSAGEAVVPASELSDALKQIRELQRMLGKKTMEAEILKETVEIARSPKMDCALTLVAGGRPVKLVSECLGVARSQLTVRIKQSVSPKVRRRRLVNDTELVAEIKQQVSELPSYGYRRVWGLLRRARETQLLPAINVKRVYRVMRDHNLLLERRIKQPGVPRRHEGRIAVQTSDTRWCSDGFEFRCEDGAKLSVTFALDCCDREAIGWVASPTGYSGDDIRDLMLESVEKRFGDQLPATPVQWLSDNGSAYTAEQTRLFARQIGLQPLTTPVRSPQSNGMAESFVKTIKRDYVAHMPKPDRETALRNLAIAFEHYNEQHPHSALNYRSPKEFRRLAAASI encoded by the exons ATGACTAACAGCAACGATAAGAGTGGGGAGCTTTTGGGCCAGGAGCTGCGTCGCCGCTGGAGCCCAGAGCAAAAACTGGCCATGGTTCGCGAGAGTCTTGAGCCAGGGCAAAGCGTTTCGGTGGTGGCTCGGCGTAACGGCATCAATGCCAACCAGCTGTTCCTGTGGCGCAAGCTTTACCAAGACGGAAGCCTGTCGGCGGTCAGTGCTGGCGAAGCCGTGGTGCCTGCCTCCGAGCTGAGCGATGCGCTCAAGCAGATCCGTGAACTGCAACGGATGCTGGGCAAGAAAACGATGGAAGCGGAAATCCTCAAAGAGACCGTGGAGATCGCGCGGTCGC CGAAAATGGATTGCGCACTCACCCTTGTTGCCGGGGGACGACCAGTGAAGCTGGTCAGCGAATGTCTCGGTGTGGCGCGCTCGCAATTAACGGTTCGAATCAAGCAATCGGTGTCGCCTAAAGTACGGCGACGTCGACTCGTGAACGACACGGAATTGGTCGCCGAGATCAAGCAGCAAGTCAGCGAACTGCCCAGCTATGGCTACCGTCGTGTCTGGGGATTACTGCGTCGCGCCCGTGAAACCCAGTTGTTGCCCGCGATCAACGTGAAGCGGGTTTACCGGGTGATGCGTGATCACAACTTGCTGCTTGAACGCCGGATCAAACAGCCCGGCGTACCGCGTCGGCATGAAGGCCGTATTGCGGTGCAAACCAGCGATACGCGTTGGTGCTCGGACGGCTTCGAGTTTCGTTGCGAGGACGGCGCCAAACTGAGCGTGACCTTCGCCCTGGACTGCTGTGATCGCGAAGCCATCGGCTGGGTCGCGAGCCCGACCGGGTACAGCGGCGATGATATCCGCGACTTGATGCTGGAAAGTGTGGAGAAGCGCTTCGGTGATCAACTGCCTGCAACACCGGTGCAGTGGCTCAGCGATAACGGCTCGGCGTACACCGCTGAACAGACGCGCTTGTTTGCTCGACAGATAGGTTTGCAGCCGTTGACCACACCGGTGCGCAGCCCACAGAGCAACGGCATGGCCGAGAGCTTCGTGAAGACGATCAAGCGTGATTACGTGGCGCACATGCCCAAGCCGGATCGAGAAACGGCACTGCGTAACCTGGCAATTGCCTTTGAACATTACAACGAGCAGCATCCGCACAGCGCTTTGAACTACCGTTCGCCGAAAGAGTTCAGGCGCTTGGCGGCAGCATCAATTTAA
- a CDS encoding LysR family transcriptional regulator, protein MSLIRLRTFVEVYRQRSISGAARTLNLTQPAVSQHISGLEAAIGRSLFDRQARGVEPTSAAKELAADIGDKLDDAESALASARARSIELTGALQIIGHADFLAEVVSRQLKPLLEEGIRIRMQSGNHESICRLLIEGECDLGVSGMAPDNPRLRSELLFTDDVIAVAAPAVVKRLVAAKDFVTALEAEPILAYSLALPLIDAWLALNRIEITTSMPAMVGQDLRTLRTLLIDGFGWSTLPAYLCRPHIERGELREVPAPVGHSSRDYHLIWTPSALRQPRVAHARQALLWRLRGSRRVE, encoded by the coding sequence ATGTCATTAATACGACTTAGGACGTTTGTTGAGGTATATCGACAGAGGTCGATAAGTGGTGCCGCCCGCACGCTCAACCTCACGCAACCTGCAGTTTCTCAACACATTTCAGGGCTCGAAGCAGCTATTGGCAGAAGCCTGTTTGACAGACAGGCTCGTGGCGTCGAACCTACCTCGGCGGCAAAAGAACTGGCAGCAGATATAGGCGACAAACTGGACGACGCTGAAAGCGCGCTTGCATCTGCTAGAGCTCGATCAATTGAACTGACAGGAGCACTTCAGATAATTGGACACGCCGACTTCCTCGCTGAAGTCGTCTCAAGACAACTGAAGCCACTACTGGAAGAAGGCATTCGCATTCGAATGCAGAGTGGAAACCACGAATCGATTTGCCGTTTACTCATCGAAGGAGAATGCGACCTAGGTGTTTCAGGTATGGCCCCTGACAACCCAAGGCTTCGCAGTGAGCTTTTGTTCACGGATGACGTCATTGCAGTTGCTGCCCCGGCGGTGGTGAAGCGTCTAGTCGCAGCAAAAGATTTTGTCACCGCGCTGGAGGCTGAACCGATACTGGCGTACAGCCTCGCCCTCCCACTTATCGATGCCTGGTTAGCGCTGAACCGTATTGAAATAACGACCTCTATGCCCGCCATGGTCGGTCAAGATTTGCGGACGTTGCGGACGCTCCTTATAGACGGGTTTGGTTGGAGCACCCTTCCTGCCTACCTTTGCAGGCCACATATTGAGAGGGGCGAGCTCCGGGAAGTTCCAGCGCCAGTAGGCCATTCAAGTCGTGACTACCATTTAATTTGGACGCCCAGCGCGTTACGCCAACCTCGAGTCGCTCATGCCCGGCAGGCTCTACTATGGCGACTAAGAGGAAGTCGGCGCGTGGAGTAA
- a CDS encoding universal stress protein: MLKLKRILLIAPIEKTRSPAFDRAQALARATGAMLHIVAFDDAQALTLTGLFAPGAIAQALEGYVQMHRHWLEQQARFQRCSGLQVTTEVVWEQSSLAHVLEYVNNFHADLVIKDLLHVPALDRAFHRPLDWLLLRDCPAPWHWVTGARHAKPLRILATLDLSHLEDLTQGLNERILDLASTLAASCGAVLHVLNVRNWSVVGDTQRSLPTLTLADSLRDAVNDAQDEAFDVLAERYGIEKKYRHQLVGIPHQVIEHFAQQNAFDMVVLGTAYHPGADWLTGSTAESVLNHAPCSLMIVKPGC; encoded by the coding sequence ATGCTGAAGCTCAAGCGGATCCTATTGATTGCTCCCATCGAAAAGACCCGCAGCCCGGCGTTTGATCGGGCGCAGGCATTGGCCCGCGCAACGGGAGCAATGCTGCACATCGTCGCGTTTGATGATGCCCAGGCGCTGACGTTGACCGGCCTGTTTGCACCGGGCGCGATAGCCCAGGCGCTAGAGGGCTACGTGCAGATGCACCGCCACTGGTTGGAGCAGCAAGCCCGGTTTCAAAGGTGCTCTGGGTTGCAGGTCACCACTGAAGTGGTCTGGGAGCAATCGAGCCTGGCGCACGTGCTTGAGTACGTGAACAACTTCCATGCGGATCTGGTGATCAAGGACCTCCTCCACGTGCCGGCGCTCGACCGTGCTTTCCACCGCCCGCTGGACTGGCTGTTGCTGCGTGATTGCCCGGCCCCTTGGCACTGGGTCACTGGCGCCCGGCATGCAAAACCATTGCGTATTCTCGCCACCCTCGATCTCTCGCATCTGGAAGACCTGACCCAAGGGCTCAATGAACGGATTCTTGATCTCGCCTCAACGCTGGCTGCGTCTTGTGGCGCCGTTTTGCACGTGCTCAATGTGCGCAACTGGTCGGTGGTCGGCGACACACAGCGGAGTCTTCCGACGCTGACACTGGCCGATAGTTTGAGAGACGCGGTCAACGATGCCCAGGACGAGGCCTTTGATGTACTCGCGGAACGGTATGGCATTGAGAAAAAATACAGGCATCAACTGGTCGGTATTCCTCACCAAGTGATTGAGCATTTCGCCCAACAGAATGCATTCGACATGGTGGTGTTGGGCACGGCCTATCACCCTGGGGCCGACTGGCTCACCGGCAGTACTGCCGAGAGCGTGTTGAATCATGCGCCGTGCAGTTTGATGATCGTCAAGCCAGGCTGCTGA
- the arcD gene encoding arginine-ornithine antiporter encodes MATQLQGIQPIIPATTTHPVAGSLRKVEPKRLSLSLLIALVVGSMIGSGIFSLPQNMAASAGAGAILIGWLVTGVGMLSLALVYQTLSNRQPTLDNGVFAYARALGGEFLGFNSAWGYWISAWIGNVSYLVILFAALSYFFPLFGEGNNKAAIAGASVVLWALHWMILRGMRTAARANALTTVAKIVPLLLFIGLVIAAFQPATFSVDLWGSPALGSTLDQVKSTMLVTVWVFIGIEGANVFSARAAERANVGRATVIGFAITLLLLIAVSLLSLGILKQPELAALKNPSMAGVLQAAAGPWGAVLISIGLIISVGGALLAWTLLAAESVFTPAREKVMPQLLAVENTEGVPANALWVTNGCIQLFLLLTLYSNASYLALISLATSMILLPYLFSGLYALKLSWQGQTYAGHRALQLRDMAIASVATLYCLWLLYAAGPKYMLLSALLYAPGSLIYMSTLKARQGQPLRVAETGLLIIIWTAAAFAGWMLWSGTLAL; translated from the coding sequence ATGGCTACGCAGTTACAAGGCATCCAACCGATTATTCCGGCCACCACCACGCACCCCGTTGCAGGCAGCTTGCGAAAGGTGGAACCCAAACGGCTGTCCTTGAGCCTGCTGATTGCCTTGGTGGTCGGTTCGATGATCGGCAGCGGTATTTTCAGCCTGCCGCAAAACATGGCGGCCAGCGCAGGCGCCGGGGCGATTCTGATTGGCTGGCTGGTGACTGGTGTCGGCATGCTGTCGTTGGCGTTGGTCTATCAAACCTTGTCCAATCGCCAACCGACACTGGACAACGGCGTATTTGCCTATGCCCGCGCTTTAGGTGGTGAATTCCTCGGGTTCAACTCAGCCTGGGGCTACTGGATCAGCGCCTGGATCGGCAACGTCAGCTATCTGGTGATTTTGTTTGCGGCGCTGAGTTACTTCTTCCCGCTGTTTGGTGAAGGCAACAACAAAGCGGCGATTGCCGGGGCGTCCGTCGTGCTCTGGGCATTGCACTGGATGATTCTCAGAGGCATGCGCACTGCGGCGCGCGCCAACGCGCTGACGACCGTGGCCAAAATCGTCCCGTTGTTGCTGTTTATAGGCTTGGTGATAGCGGCGTTCCAGCCTGCAACCTTTAGTGTCGATTTATGGGGTTCGCCCGCGCTCGGCAGCACCCTCGATCAAGTCAAAAGCACCATGCTGGTAACGGTCTGGGTGTTCATCGGCATCGAGGGGGCCAACGTATTCTCTGCCCGCGCAGCGGAGCGGGCCAATGTCGGCCGCGCCACGGTCATCGGTTTTGCCATCACCCTGTTGCTGCTGATTGCGGTGTCTCTGCTATCGCTCGGCATTCTTAAACAACCGGAACTGGCCGCCCTGAAAAACCCTTCGATGGCCGGTGTGCTTCAAGCCGCGGCCGGACCATGGGGCGCAGTGCTGATTAGCATTGGCTTGATTATTTCGGTGGGCGGCGCCCTGCTCGCCTGGACCTTGCTGGCGGCCGAATCAGTATTTACCCCGGCCAGGGAAAAGGTCATGCCGCAGTTACTGGCCGTGGAAAACACCGAGGGCGTGCCAGCCAATGCGTTGTGGGTCACTAACGGCTGTATTCAACTGTTCCTCTTGCTGACGTTGTATTCGAACGCGAGCTACCTGGCGCTGATCTCCCTGGCGACCTCGATGATTCTGCTGCCCTATCTGTTCAGCGGCCTGTATGCGTTGAAATTGTCCTGGCAGGGCCAGACCTACGCCGGCCACCGCGCCCTGCAACTGCGCGACATGGCCATCGCCTCGGTCGCTACGCTGTATTGCCTGTGGTTGCTGTATGCCGCCGGGCCTAAATACATGTTGCTCAGCGCCTTGCTCTACGCCCCCGGTTCGTTGATTTACATGAGCACCCTAAAGGCGCGTCAGGGACAACCCCTCAGGGTTGCTGAAACAGGGCTGCTGATCATTATCTGGACCGCGGCAGCCTTCGCCGGCTGGATGCTGTGGTCTGGAACTCTGGCCCTGTAA